Proteins co-encoded in one Bacillus paramycoides genomic window:
- a CDS encoding DUF4075 domain-containing protein, which translates to MAKKNNIARNIAIGVAAGVAVSMLKKENREKVKNTAEKAKTKMIEIGENAKIKEKVQTVTDKGRELADLNVVKAKVAEIKKLTPSVVETLKETKEIFSKKKVEPAEKPETIEIQAVSPKVDELKAEEEPVVAEDGGMKEARELFMKDSNVEEKKTEAYIELKQDKEEKKSV; encoded by the coding sequence ATGGCAAAGAAAAATAATATTGCTCGAAACATTGCGATTGGTGTAGCAGCAGGTGTAGCTGTATCTATGTTGAAGAAAGAAAACCGTGAAAAAGTAAAAAATACTGCAGAAAAAGCAAAAACAAAGATGATTGAAATTGGTGAAAATGCAAAGATCAAAGAAAAAGTGCAAACTGTTACAGATAAAGGACGCGAACTTGCTGATTTAAATGTAGTGAAAGCGAAAGTTGCAGAAATTAAAAAATTGACGCCATCTGTTGTAGAGACGTTAAAAGAAACGAAAGAAATTTTTAGTAAGAAAAAAGTTGAGCCAGCAGAGAAGCCAGAAACGATTGAAATTCAAGCTGTATCTCCAAAAGTAGATGAACTAAAAGCAGAAGAAGAGCCAGTAGTTGCTGAAGATGGCGGTATGAAAGAAGCGCGTGAACTATTTATGAAAGACTCTAATGTAGAGGAAAAAAAAACTGAAGCGTACATTGAGTTGAAGCAAGATAAAGAAGAGAAGAAAAGCGTTTAA
- a CDS encoding YihY/virulence factor BrkB family protein: MRKILEKVRRNRTYSFGKDLYDRTMRDDVAGLAAQLAYFFLLAIFPGLVFLITLLGFIDLQTESVLNLLEPYVPEDAMSLIEVNVDKVVNEQNGGLLSFGLLSMLWFASNGVNAVMNAFNRAYDVTETRSFIKTRALSIVFTLAIIFMIVFALIVPVFGQVIGAAVFKAIGLSDSFSYVWSITRLVASFFVLFALFSFLYTFAPDRKLKRREVISGATFATVGWIVVSYSFAYYVDKFANYANTYGGLGGIIILMLWFYLTGWVILLGGEINGLLHHYRTGDNNSRNEK, encoded by the coding sequence ATGAGAAAAATTTTAGAAAAGGTGAGAAGAAATCGTACTTATTCGTTTGGTAAAGATTTGTATGACCGGACGATGCGCGATGATGTAGCGGGCTTGGCAGCACAGCTCGCTTATTTCTTCTTGCTTGCGATTTTTCCTGGGCTTGTTTTCTTAATTACGCTTCTTGGATTCATTGACCTTCAAACAGAAAGTGTGCTCAACTTATTAGAACCGTACGTACCCGAAGATGCAATGTCTTTAATTGAAGTAAACGTTGATAAAGTTGTAAATGAGCAAAATGGTGGTTTATTATCATTTGGTTTATTATCAATGCTATGGTTTGCTTCAAACGGGGTAAATGCGGTTATGAATGCTTTTAATCGTGCGTATGATGTAACAGAAACACGTTCCTTTATTAAAACGAGAGCTTTATCAATTGTGTTTACATTAGCGATTATTTTTATGATTGTGTTTGCGCTAATTGTTCCAGTGTTTGGACAAGTCATTGGAGCAGCGGTATTTAAAGCAATTGGGCTATCGGATAGTTTTTCTTACGTGTGGAGTATTACGCGGTTAGTAGCGAGTTTCTTCGTGCTATTTGCATTGTTTAGTTTTTTATATACATTTGCACCAGATCGAAAGTTAAAAAGAAGAGAAGTCATTTCAGGAGCAACATTTGCTACTGTAGGATGGATTGTGGTATCGTACTCATTTGCTTATTATGTAGATAAGTTTGCGAATTACGCCAATACATATGGTGGTCTCGGTGGTATTATTATTTTAATGTTATGGTTTTACTTGACTGGATGGGTCATTTTACTTGGCGGTGAAATTAATGGTTTACTCCATCATTATAGGACGGGTGACAATAATTCCCGTAATGAAAAGTGA
- a CDS encoding heavy metal translocating P-type ATPase codes for MNSEVKTLQVQKSISHPSLWDTLKKHYELIFAIASGIFILAGWLFTKNDAMNVGITCYILAYIVGGYAKAKEGIEDTIEEKELNVEMLMLFAAIGAALIGYWAEGAILIFIFALSGAMESYTLSKSQKEISALLDLQPEEALRISNGTEERVPVGRLQINDIILIKPGERVPADGTIYSGETNIDEATITGEPIPNEKKHGDEVFAGTVNLRGAIEVKITKPSDQTLFQKIIRLVQSAQSEKSPSQLFIEKFEGTYVKGVLLIVALMMFVPHFLLDWSWNETFYRAMILLVVASPCALVAAITPATLSAISNGARNGILFKGGIHLERLASVKAIAFDKTGTLTEGKPTVTDVYVRENMTEKEVLSITAAIESHSTHPLAESIVKYAQHAHDITLQKPENVEDVTGFGLKGIFENKTYKIGKADFIGEETKSFHNGISASLEKEGKTVVYISDEEGILGLIALKDTLRQETIAAIRELQSIGVEAIMITGDNEETAKAIASESNIKEYYASCLPETKVETIKKLKKKYGIVAMVGDGINDAPALATASIGVAMGEGTDVALETADVVLMKNELSRLSQAIRLSKRMNRIVKQNVIFSLAVIAMLICSNFLQFLALPFGVIGHEGSTILVILNGLRLLKGNK; via the coding sequence ATGAACTCAGAAGTAAAAACATTACAAGTGCAAAAGTCTATTTCTCATCCCTCTTTATGGGATACTTTAAAAAAACATTATGAACTTATATTTGCAATCGCATCTGGTATTTTCATTTTAGCTGGTTGGTTATTTACAAAGAACGATGCAATGAATGTAGGCATTACTTGCTATATCCTTGCTTATATAGTTGGTGGATATGCAAAAGCAAAAGAAGGTATTGAAGATACAATTGAAGAGAAAGAGCTAAATGTCGAAATGCTTATGCTCTTTGCTGCTATAGGTGCCGCACTCATTGGCTATTGGGCAGAAGGCGCGATTTTAATCTTCATCTTCGCACTAAGCGGTGCGATGGAATCTTATACATTAAGTAAAAGTCAAAAAGAAATTTCAGCGCTTCTTGATCTACAACCTGAAGAAGCATTACGTATTTCAAATGGAACCGAAGAACGTGTTCCTGTTGGACGATTACAAATTAACGACATCATTTTAATTAAGCCAGGTGAACGCGTTCCTGCTGACGGTACGATTTATAGCGGTGAAACAAATATCGATGAGGCAACGATTACTGGTGAACCTATTCCAAATGAAAAAAAACATGGGGATGAAGTATTTGCCGGTACTGTAAATTTACGCGGTGCTATCGAAGTTAAAATTACGAAGCCGAGCGATCAAACATTATTCCAAAAGATTATTCGTCTCGTTCAAAGTGCACAAAGTGAAAAATCACCATCACAACTATTCATTGAAAAGTTTGAAGGAACATATGTAAAAGGTGTACTACTCATTGTTGCACTTATGATGTTCGTCCCTCATTTCTTACTAGATTGGAGCTGGAATGAAACATTTTATCGCGCTATGATCTTACTTGTAGTTGCATCTCCTTGTGCACTGGTTGCTGCCATTACACCAGCAACATTATCTGCAATTTCTAACGGGGCAAGAAACGGTATTCTCTTTAAAGGCGGCATACATTTAGAACGCCTCGCTTCTGTAAAAGCAATCGCCTTTGATAAAACAGGAACATTAACAGAAGGAAAACCTACCGTAACAGATGTATATGTTCGAGAAAATATGACAGAAAAAGAAGTACTTTCTATTACAGCAGCAATTGAAAGTCACTCTACACATCCTTTAGCTGAATCTATCGTTAAATATGCACAACATGCACATGACATTACATTACAAAAGCCAGAAAATGTTGAAGATGTAACTGGTTTTGGGCTAAAAGGAATATTTGAAAACAAAACTTATAAAATAGGTAAGGCTGACTTTATCGGTGAAGAAACAAAGTCATTTCATAATGGTATTTCTGCCTCACTTGAAAAGGAAGGTAAAACTGTCGTTTATATTAGTGATGAGGAAGGCATTCTTGGGCTCATCGCTTTAAAAGATACACTTCGCCAAGAAACAATAGCTGCTATTCGCGAATTACAAAGCATCGGTGTCGAGGCAATTATGATTACTGGAGATAATGAAGAAACGGCAAAAGCTATTGCCTCTGAAAGTAATATAAAAGAATATTACGCATCATGCTTACCAGAAACAAAAGTTGAAACGATTAAAAAGCTAAAGAAAAAATACGGGATAGTAGCAATGGTCGGAGATGGTATAAATGACGCCCCTGCACTCGCTACTGCTAGCATTGGTGTAGCAATGGGGGAAGGAACAGACGTAGCTTTAGAAACTGCAGATGTTGTACTTATGAAAAACGAATTATCTCGACTTTCTCAAGCGATCCGCTTATCAAAACGAATGAATCGTATTGTAAAGCAAAACGTAATCTTTTCACTAGCTGTAATTGCAATGCTGATTTGTTCAAACTTCTTGCAATTTTTAGCTCTTCCATTCGGTGTTATTGGGCATGAAGGAAGTACGATCCTTGTTATTTTGAATGGCTTACGATTATTAAAAGGAAACAAATAA
- a CDS encoding DMT family transporter gives MKTEKFFTHPIGVFIAAIVATFLWGSAFPFIKLSYAELGIQPQEVGEQILFAGYRFFLSGVMLLFFFKALGKDMSFKKGTGKQLVQIGLFQTFLQYICFYIGMSYSSGIEGAIISGTSSFFQILLAHFLYKDDALNMRKVIGVSIGFCGVVLVNVPSDGSLSFHFGIGSLLLLSAAMLYSYGNILAKEGSKTLDVGYMTAYQMIFGSIGLLCIGALQVGAMPFTFSVHAILMLIYLSFLSAAGFCIWNTIMKYNKVGKVSMYMFFIPVFGVLLSSMILGEAIHSFVLFGLACVAAGIIVVNRTPAKQKIEQEKQVA, from the coding sequence GTGAAGACAGAGAAATTTTTTACCCATCCGATTGGCGTATTTATTGCTGCAATAGTAGCGACCTTTTTATGGGGAAGTGCATTCCCTTTTATTAAATTAAGTTATGCTGAACTTGGAATTCAGCCACAAGAAGTTGGGGAGCAAATATTATTTGCTGGCTATCGTTTCTTTTTATCTGGGGTTATGCTTTTATTCTTCTTTAAAGCGTTAGGAAAAGATATGAGCTTCAAAAAAGGAACAGGGAAGCAGTTAGTACAAATTGGTTTATTTCAAACATTTCTTCAATATATATGTTTTTATATTGGGATGAGTTATAGCTCTGGTATTGAAGGAGCTATCATTTCAGGAACATCATCATTCTTTCAAATTTTACTCGCGCACTTCTTATATAAAGACGATGCGCTCAATATGAGAAAAGTAATTGGAGTATCTATCGGTTTTTGTGGTGTTGTTTTAGTAAATGTACCGAGTGATGGCAGTTTGTCATTCCATTTCGGAATCGGTAGCTTATTACTTCTTAGTGCAGCAATGTTATACTCATATGGGAATATATTGGCGAAAGAAGGTAGTAAAACATTAGATGTTGGCTATATGACAGCATACCAAATGATTTTTGGTTCTATCGGGCTATTATGTATAGGGGCTTTGCAAGTTGGAGCCATGCCATTTACATTTAGTGTACATGCAATACTTATGCTTATCTACTTATCTTTCTTATCCGCAGCAGGATTTTGCATTTGGAATACAATTATGAAGTACAACAAAGTTGGAAAAGTATCAATGTATATGTTCTTTATACCTGTATTTGGTGTGTTGTTATCGAGCATGATTTTAGGAGAAGCAATTCATTCATTTGTACTATTCGGTTTAGCATGTGTAGCGGCGGGAATTATCGTCGTGAATCGGACGCCAGCTAAGCAAAAAATAGAGCAAGAAAAACAAGTAGCATAG
- a CDS encoding lysoplasmalogenase, whose product MNLLYMVLIGQIIIFLIGAMYAIGQTKKTRNNMPLPLAVRLILSFSLTASAIWIWLQDPSVEYSTWVALGMTLSTVGDLFMAGLIPIGHRLIGGMITFALAHCFYVKAFLQTGISWNGFWIGLLVYGLFLIIGWFFFIRNEKQDKLFTIGALIYGLWVGGMACFAFALYYENTGIWWIPAFGGFLFVISDFIIGVTDIGGRKLKYEPLWIWFTYVAAQMCIVYVGI is encoded by the coding sequence ATGAATCTACTGTATATGGTGTTAATTGGACAAATCATTATTTTTTTAATTGGTGCAATGTACGCAATAGGGCAGACGAAAAAGACAAGAAATAATATGCCGTTACCTTTAGCGGTGCGTCTTATTCTTAGTTTTTCTTTAACAGCGAGTGCAATTTGGATATGGTTACAAGATCCATCAGTAGAGTATAGTACGTGGGTTGCACTAGGTATGACGTTATCAACTGTAGGAGATTTATTTATGGCAGGTTTAATTCCAATTGGTCACAGGTTAATTGGAGGGATGATTACTTTTGCGCTTGCGCATTGTTTTTATGTAAAAGCATTTTTGCAAACAGGCATTTCGTGGAATGGTTTTTGGATTGGGTTACTCGTATACGGACTCTTTCTCATTATAGGGTGGTTCTTCTTTATTCGAAATGAGAAACAAGATAAATTGTTTACGATAGGAGCTTTAATTTACGGACTGTGGGTTGGAGGCATGGCTTGCTTTGCATTCGCCTTATACTATGAGAATACAGGAATATGGTGGATACCAGCTTTTGGTGGTTTCCTATTTGTGATTTCTGATTTTATTATAGGTGTGACAGATATTGGAGGACGCAAATTAAAGTATGAACCACTTTGGATTTGGTTTACATATGTAGCGGCTCAAATGTGTATTGTATATGTGGGAATATAA
- the lepB gene encoding signal peptidase I, translating into MMQKKKRLREFFGTIAIACLLVFLAKIFVFFPTTVKGASMKPTLQDGDKVIVNKLAKQFESYGREDIIVVKTDNFYVKRVIGLPGDVIEVRNDQLYVNHEVIEEAYLYSNRKQAEKKLMNLTEDFGPITVPKNKIFVMGDNRLISRDSRNGLGLIDKADVLGELAAIYYPFEHMKIMN; encoded by the coding sequence ATGATGCAAAAGAAAAAACGTTTGCGTGAATTCTTTGGAACAATTGCAATTGCATGTTTGTTGGTGTTTTTGGCGAAAATTTTCGTATTTTTTCCTACGACTGTAAAAGGAGCGTCCATGAAGCCAACGTTACAAGATGGTGATAAGGTGATTGTAAATAAGTTGGCAAAGCAATTTGAAAGTTATGGGAGAGAAGATATTATTGTTGTAAAGACAGATAATTTTTATGTGAAAAGGGTTATTGGTTTGCCTGGCGATGTCATTGAGGTAAGAAACGATCAATTATATGTGAATCATGAAGTGATAGAGGAAGCGTATTTGTATAGTAATAGAAAACAAGCTGAAAAAAAACTTATGAATTTAACAGAGGACTTTGGACCGATTACTGTTCCTAAAAATAAGATTTTTGTTATGGGAGATAATCGCTTAATAAGTAGAGATAGTAGAAATGGTTTAGGACTTATTGATAAAGCAGATGTATTAGGAGAATTAGCGGCAATTTATTATCCATTTGAACATATGAAAATAATGAATTAA
- a CDS encoding tetratricopeptide repeat protein has product MTIENQFIQKVYYKTFLTEETSTPVSEVLGEAYINESTNEFSNISNIRFAQGEFYYQNKDFEAAIFKWEKVNNELALWATKNIADSYFELGFLPKAEEIYQSIQTEDTTLTMEVSLQLLSLYIEQDRLGLAFKTISEAVAFQPDYPNITSIARSFYEKQEDWNNAIELAVQEGIRTKSLHWFDTLINYVNQGFTKQIKPEYFYESLKALYTIEQVQFKELVIALWNSYQNETLHLSWIQTINHLFLHIETDNNDDWHEIVERYQDTYFELITGEHFMHEMQGLVPDLLTNWFSLTKAKDALFVSAAVLAWNEVSPTTLESLLVKSAGALLSNSTAETNVNMETVSHLFETIAVWAEKNDVDLSHQFTLLVHELCDLNVTQLLIAGTSDHDKSSFVNSILGENILTETVTTPILFKDDSQTEITEFTALDVHNIPNFDEFHQIMATPSESELEKKCIEIKLPSRFLRKNKFAFLVTPSVQGQVDTNSSYFEYLQAADSLIYVLNSASPLHGEELDTLLYLSEQVPNLQIHFVLHTNSANNNEKLMSKMKAHFPNAQFFPYSPSQESSQQLGDVTESILSNLAGRDIEQERIEKLIWFTQKTIAYLVNERVELENTLVKSVRWNKHISVKLNGFINNLTALEKDKIRSITESYLLTKEEITRDIHSQIPELLQSCSDLVQEDSDFKLVHEELNTAMNERIQKHVQQVLLPKFTGFIQEWIETAHNEFIQAQSYLDEMSETFNKLYKEERMKLPCDFKLLDDWHRDVVRMTNRITVSNINILLRFTPTQFFLKSAGKLFGNMQKNQSMLANKYKQYIETEDYTEIAQTISKQFFLQFEVFEGALERDIMMFFKDPLSILKQNVEAAQLEIQEDEQTLATLRSNPETYHDPLAFFKLQLLQHKFVLSTNKNNENVYEFNESPTI; this is encoded by the coding sequence ATGACCATTGAAAATCAATTTATCCAAAAAGTTTACTATAAAACATTTTTAACAGAAGAAACTTCTACTCCAGTATCAGAAGTACTCGGTGAAGCATATATAAATGAATCTACCAATGAATTCTCCAATATTTCTAATATCCGCTTTGCTCAAGGTGAATTTTATTACCAAAATAAAGACTTTGAAGCAGCAATATTTAAATGGGAAAAAGTAAATAACGAACTTGCACTTTGGGCGACCAAAAATATTGCAGATTCTTATTTTGAACTAGGATTCTTGCCAAAAGCAGAAGAAATATATCAATCTATCCAAACGGAAGATACAACTCTTACAATGGAAGTTTCCTTACAACTTCTTTCTCTTTACATCGAACAAGATCGCTTAGGTCTAGCATTTAAGACGATTAGTGAGGCTGTTGCATTCCAACCTGACTATCCAAATATTACTTCAATTGCTCGCTCATTCTATGAAAAACAAGAAGATTGGAATAACGCCATTGAACTTGCCGTTCAAGAAGGAATTCGAACAAAATCATTACACTGGTTCGATACTTTAATCAATTATGTGAATCAAGGATTTACGAAACAAATTAAACCAGAATATTTCTATGAATCTTTAAAAGCTCTATATACAATTGAGCAAGTCCAATTTAAAGAACTTGTTATTGCTCTTTGGAACAGCTATCAAAATGAAACATTACATTTATCTTGGATTCAAACAATAAATCATTTATTCTTACATATTGAAACAGATAACAATGACGATTGGCATGAAATTGTTGAACGCTACCAAGATACATACTTTGAATTAATTACTGGTGAACATTTCATGCATGAAATGCAAGGCCTTGTACCAGATTTATTAACAAATTGGTTTAGTTTAACGAAAGCAAAAGATGCCCTATTTGTCTCTGCTGCAGTGTTAGCGTGGAATGAAGTTTCACCTACAACTTTAGAGTCATTACTCGTAAAAAGTGCGGGGGCCCTACTCTCTAATTCAACAGCTGAAACAAATGTAAATATGGAAACCGTTTCTCATTTATTCGAAACAATTGCTGTATGGGCTGAAAAAAATGATGTAGATTTAAGTCATCAATTTACGTTACTCGTTCATGAACTATGTGATTTGAATGTTACACAATTACTAATAGCGGGAACTAGTGACCATGATAAATCATCATTCGTCAATTCAATATTAGGAGAGAACATCTTAACTGAGACTGTAACAACTCCTATTCTATTTAAAGATGATAGCCAAACTGAAATAACAGAATTCACTGCGTTAGATGTGCACAATATACCGAACTTTGATGAATTCCATCAAATAATGGCTACACCTTCCGAGTCAGAACTTGAGAAAAAATGTATAGAAATTAAGTTACCAAGTAGATTTTTAAGAAAAAATAAGTTTGCATTCCTTGTTACGCCATCTGTTCAAGGGCAAGTGGATACAAATAGCTCATATTTTGAATACTTACAAGCAGCGGATAGCCTTATTTACGTATTAAATTCTGCTTCACCATTACACGGTGAAGAGCTTGATACATTGCTTTATTTAAGTGAGCAAGTACCAAACTTACAAATTCATTTCGTATTACACACAAATAGTGCGAACAATAATGAAAAACTAATGAGTAAGATGAAAGCCCATTTCCCAAATGCACAATTCTTCCCATACTCTCCTTCACAAGAGAGTAGTCAGCAACTTGGAGATGTGACAGAGTCTATTCTTTCTAATCTAGCAGGACGCGACATAGAGCAAGAACGTATAGAAAAACTAATATGGTTTACTCAAAAGACAATCGCATACCTTGTAAATGAACGTGTAGAATTAGAAAATACATTAGTGAAATCAGTACGCTGGAATAAACACATCTCAGTAAAACTAAACGGATTTATTAACAATCTTACTGCACTTGAAAAAGATAAAATTCGTTCTATTACAGAATCTTATCTTTTAACGAAAGAAGAAATCACACGAGACATCCACTCTCAAATCCCAGAATTATTACAGAGCTGTTCTGACCTTGTTCAAGAAGATAGTGATTTCAAATTAGTGCATGAAGAATTAAATACTGCGATGAACGAACGAATTCAAAAACATGTACAGCAAGTGCTTCTTCCTAAATTTACTGGGTTTATTCAAGAGTGGATTGAAACAGCGCATAATGAATTTATTCAAGCTCAATCTTATTTAGATGAAATGAGTGAAACGTTCAATAAATTATATAAAGAAGAACGCATGAAACTTCCTTGCGATTTCAAATTACTAGATGATTGGCATCGAGATGTTGTACGTATGACAAATAGAATTACAGTATCGAACATCAATATTTTATTACGCTTTACACCGACACAATTTTTCTTAAAGAGTGCGGGAAAACTATTTGGTAACATGCAAAAAAATCAATCTATGCTCGCAAACAAATATAAACAATATATTGAAACGGAAGATTATACGGAAATTGCTCAAACAATCTCAAAACAATTCTTCCTTCAATTTGAAGTATTCGAAGGTGCATTAGAACGAGATATCATGATGTTCTTTAAAGATCCACTTAGCATATTGAAACAAAATGTAGAAGCCGCCCAACTTGAAATACAAGAAGACGAGCAAACATTAGCAACGTTAAGAAGCAACCCAGAAACTTACCATGATCCGTTAGCATTCTTTAAACTACAATTATTGCAGCACAAATTCGTTTTAAGCACGAACAAAAACAATGAAAACGTCTATGAATTTAATGAGTCGCCAACGATTTAA